Proteins encoded within one genomic window of Natator depressus isolate rNatDep1 chromosome 1, rNatDep2.hap1, whole genome shotgun sequence:
- the SSTR3 gene encoding somatostatin receptor type 3 yields MDSPAFAFPTAMASEEGNISTGWASSTPGNLSTAASPGMDVSGVLIPLVYLIVCVVGLVGNSLVIYVVLCHSVSESVTNVYILNLALADELFMLGLPFLAAQNALSYWPFGSFMCRLVMAVDSINQFTSIFCLTVMSVDRYLAVVHPGKSSKWRTARVAKAVSATVWVLSSVVVLPVVVFSNVPRGMSTCHIQWPEPASMWRAGFIIYTAALGFFGPLLVICLCYLLIVVKVRSSGRRVRALSAKRKRSERRVTRMVVAVVAVFVLCWLPFYVLNIINVVCPLPEEPSLFGVYFLVVVLPYANSCANPIIYGFLSYRFKQGFRRAILRPSRRVQSQEVQSQARPPEKTEEEEEEEEEAEESGVSKIAQNGNGRQECPLASAAAGGSEQKPLPEEPGSCDKPNALHISYL; encoded by the coding sequence ATGGACTCTCCTGCTTTCGCCTTCCCCACTGCTATGGCTTCTGAGGAGGGGAACATCTCCACCGGCTGGGCAAGCTCTACCCCGGGGAACCTATCCACAGCTGCCAGCCCGGGCATGGATGTCAGCGGAGTCCTCATCCCTCTGGTCTACCTCATTGTCTGCGTGGTTGGGCTGGTTGGGAACTCCCTGGTCATCTACGTGGTCCTGTGCCACTCGGTGAGTGAATCGGTGACCAACGTCTATATCCTCAACCTGGCGCTGGCGGACGAGCTGTTCATGCTGGGGCTACCTTTCCTGGCTGCGCAGAACGCTCTCTCCTACTGGCCCTTCGGCTCCTTCATGTGCCGCCTGGTGATGGCCGTGGATTCCATAAACCAGTTCACAAGCATCTTCTGCCTGACTGTGATGAGCGTCGACCGCTACCTGGCCGTGGTGCACCCCGGGAAATCGTCAAAGTGGCGGACGGCCCGCGTGGCCAAGGCCGTTAGCGCCACGGTGTGGGTGCTGTCGTCAGTCGTGGTGCTGCCGGTGGTGGTGTTCTCGAACGTCCCCCGGGGGATGAGCACCTGCCACATCCAGTGGCCCGAGCCAGCCTCCATGTGGAGAGCTGGCTTTATCATCTACACGGCCGCGCTGGGCTTCTTCGGGCCGCTGCTAGTGATCTGCCTCTGCTACCTGCTCATCGTCGTCAAGGTCCGCTCTTCCGGCCGGAGGGTGCGGGCCCTTTCGGCCAAGCGCAAGCGGTCAGAGCGCAGGGTCACTCGCATGGTGGTGGCCGTGGTGGCCGTCTTCGTGCTCTGCTGGCTTCCCTTCTACGTGCTCAACATCATCAACGTGGTCTGCCCGCTGCCCGAGGAGCCGTCTCTCTTCGGGGTCTACTTCCTCGTCGTGGTGCTGCCCTATGCCAACAGCTGCGCCAACCCCATCATCTACGGCTTCCTCTCCTACCGGTTCAAGCAGGGTTTCCGCAGGGCCATCCTGAGGCCGTCCCGCCGGGTGCAGAGCCAGGAGGTGCAGAGCCAGGCACGCCCCCCAGAGAAGactgaagaggaggaagaggaggaggaggaagcggaggagagtggggtcagcaAGATTGCCCAGAATGGCAATGGCAGACAGGAGTGTCCCCTGGCcagtgcagcagcaggaggcagtgaGCAGAAGCCACTCCCGGAGGAACCTGGGAGCTGTGATAAACCCAATGCACTGCACATCAGTTATTTGTAG